The following proteins are co-located in the [Pasteurella] mairii genome:
- a CDS encoding Protein of uncharacterised function (DUF1523) yields the protein MRKVLKYFFLAVALLLHVVLFGVVNYVTPNYEVTNVTGVEVKRVDKDGPITKANPADGPTRDVYYIYTQKPNEQNVMVYRNEDTRWGFPFYFKFGSADLQAKAASFAGDHKLVEVKYYGWRIVMLDEFRNATSMREVTLEEGRSHPILAYVLYFCLLITLFFSVQFIRGWFDSENV from the coding sequence ATGCGGAAGGTTTTAAAATATTTCTTTTTAGCGGTGGCGTTATTACTTCACGTGGTGTTGTTTGGCGTGGTGAATTATGTGACGCCAAATTATGAAGTGACGAATGTGACCGGCGTTGAAGTAAAACGGGTGGATAAAGACGGACCGATTACCAAAGCCAATCCGGCGGATGGTCCGACGCGGGATGTGTACTATATTTATACGCAAAAACCGAATGAGCAAAATGTAATGGTGTATCGTAATGAAGATACGCGTTGGGGTTTTCCGTTTTATTTCAAATTCGGCTCGGCAGATTTACAAGCAAAAGCGGCAAGTTTTGCAGGCGATCATAAACTTGTGGAAGTGAAATACTATGGTTGGCGAATTGTGATGTTAGATGAGTTCCGCAATGCGACCTCGATGCGTGAAGTGACATTGGAGGAAGGGCGTTCTCATCCAATTTTAGCGTATGTGTTGTATTTTTGTTTGTTAATTACGCTGTTTTTCTCGGTACAATTTATCCGAGGCTGGTTTGATAGCGAGAATGTATAA
- a CDS encoding putative competence protein ComEA, translated as MQLFKSISLALGLLSALLGANSALAATDPPPKPAIAEQTAPVILSDKLNINAASAGEIQSALLGIGAKKAEAIVEYREKHGNFTAPEQLLEIQGIGKATLEKNKDRIAF; from the coding sequence ATGCAATTATTTAAATCAATTAGTCTGGCATTGGGCTTGTTGAGCGCGTTATTGGGCGCCAATTCCGCCCTTGCTGCAACTGACCCACCACCCAAACCGGCAATCGCAGAACAAACAGCGCCGGTCATATTGAGCGATAAACTCAATATTAACGCCGCGAGTGCTGGAGAAATTCAAAGCGCATTACTCGGTATTGGCGCGAAAAAAGCGGAAGCGATTGTAGAATATCGGGAAAAACATGGTAATTTCACCGCCCCCGAACAATTACTGGAAATCCAAGGTATCGGCAAAGCCACATTGGAGAAAAACAAAGATCGTATTGCTTTTTAA
- the surE gene encoding 5'-nucleotidase has product MHILLSNDDGIHAEGIKTLAHELRKFAQVTVVAPDRNRSAASSSLTLVQPLRPMKLDSGDYCINGTPADCVHLALNGFLSGQVDLVVSGINAGANLGDDVIYSGTVAAALEGRHLGLPSIAVSLDGRQHYESAAKVVADVIPKLHGELLKAREIININVPDLPYEQLKGIKVTHLGYRSSAAEVIKQQDPRGEHIYWIGPSGLPEYEQEGTDFYAVRNGYVSITPIQADMTAHHSLVALQDWLKSE; this is encoded by the coding sequence ATGCATATTCTTTTATCAAATGACGACGGAATTCATGCGGAGGGGATCAAAACGCTTGCGCACGAGTTGCGTAAATTCGCCCAAGTGACCGTCGTGGCGCCGGATCGTAATCGTAGTGCGGCGTCGAGTTCGTTAACCTTGGTGCAACCGTTGCGCCCGATGAAATTGGATAGCGGTGATTATTGTATTAATGGAACGCCGGCAGATTGCGTACATTTAGCACTCAACGGCTTTTTGTCAGGACAGGTGGACTTGGTGGTTTCTGGGATTAATGCCGGGGCGAATTTAGGAGATGATGTGATTTATTCTGGTACCGTAGCAGCGGCATTAGAAGGGCGTCATTTGGGTTTACCTTCCATTGCGGTGTCTTTAGATGGACGCCAACATTATGAAAGTGCGGCGAAAGTGGTAGCGGATGTCATTCCGAAATTGCATGGCGAATTACTTAAGGCTCGGGAAATTATCAATATTAATGTGCCGGATTTGCCTTATGAGCAATTAAAAGGCATTAAAGTGACCCATCTCGGTTACCGTTCTTCCGCGGCGGAAGTGATCAAACAGCAAGATCCGCGTGGTGAGCATATTTATTGGATTGGCCCGTCCGGATTGCCGGAATATGAACAAGAAGGTACGGATTTTTATGCGGTGCGCAACGGTTATGTTTCAATTACGCCGATTCAAGCGGATATGACAGCCCATCATTCACTTGTGGCTTTACAAGATTGGTTAAAAAGTGAATAA
- the ytfL gene encoding cystathionine-beta-synthase CBS domain protein yields the protein MGLFEAVLSIVALIVVSAVVSSAEISLAAARKLKLQNLSNEGDERAQLVLDLQQHPGRFITVVQIGLNMVAILGGIIGESAIRPYLQQALSGYMPAAWLELSASWLSFILVTMAFILFADLMPKRMAMTNPEKTALRIVRLMTLCIFVFKPLVWLFDTIANALFRFLRISTVREDNMTSEDIVAMMDAGAEAGVLKAQEHYLIENIFDMQQRTVTSTMTTRENIVFLDRAFNREKVLGIIENNPHSKFLICDNGLDKILGYVESHSLLTRYLQEEQPVSLTDQRILRKALFIPDTLSLYEVLELFKSSGEDFAVIVNEYALVVGIVTLNDVMSIVMGELVSSEEEQIIQRDESSWLVDGATPLEDVMRSLEIEQFPDAENYETIGGFMMYMLRKIPKKTDFVLYDRYKFEIIDTENFKIDQLMVSLRTDLAPSEIEQSHT from the coding sequence ATGGGATTATTTGAAGCTGTATTAAGTATTGTTGCCCTAATTGTTGTCAGTGCGGTGGTATCTTCTGCTGAAATTTCATTGGCAGCAGCAAGAAAATTAAAGTTGCAAAATTTATCTAATGAGGGGGATGAGCGGGCGCAACTCGTATTGGATTTGCAGCAACATCCAGGACGTTTTATTACCGTTGTACAAATTGGTTTAAATATGGTGGCAATTTTGGGCGGGATTATCGGTGAAAGTGCTATCCGTCCTTATTTACAACAGGCGTTATCCGGTTATATGCCGGCAGCGTGGCTAGAATTATCTGCTTCATGGTTATCTTTCATTTTAGTAACGATGGCGTTTATTTTATTTGCTGATTTAATGCCGAAACGAATGGCAATGACTAACCCAGAAAAGACAGCATTGCGTATTGTGCGACTTATGACACTTTGTATTTTTGTGTTTAAACCCCTAGTGTGGTTATTTGATACAATTGCTAATGCGCTATTTCGTTTCTTGAGAATTTCCACGGTACGTGAGGATAATATGACGTCGGAAGATATTGTAGCGATGATGGATGCTGGGGCGGAAGCTGGTGTGTTAAAAGCGCAAGAACATTATTTGATCGAAAATATTTTTGACATGCAGCAACGTACCGTCACGTCTACCATGACGACGCGTGAAAATATTGTATTTTTAGACCGCGCTTTTAATCGTGAAAAGGTGTTGGGTATTATTGAAAATAATCCCCATTCTAAATTTCTGATTTGCGATAACGGATTGGATAAAATTTTAGGTTATGTGGAATCACATTCTTTATTAACGCGTTATTTACAAGAAGAACAGCCGGTGTCGCTAACCGATCAGCGTATTTTACGTAAGGCATTATTTATTCCGGATACCTTATCTTTGTATGAGGTGTTGGAATTATTTAAATCATCCGGTGAAGATTTTGCGGTGATCGTTAATGAATATGCTTTGGTAGTGGGGATTGTGACCTTAAATGATGTGATGAGTATTGTCATGGGCGAATTGGTTTCCAGCGAAGAAGAACAAATTATTCAGCGTGATGAGAGTTCTTGGCTGGTGGATGGGGCGACGCCATTGGAAGATGTGATGCGTTCCTTAGAGATAGAGCAATTTCCTGATGCGGAAAATTACGAGACCATAGGTGGATTTATGATGTACATGCTGCGTAAAATTCCAAAGAAAACGGATTTTGTGTTGTATGATCGGTATAAATTTGAAATCATTGATACGGAGAATTTTAAAATCGATCAATTGATGGTATCTTTAAGAACAGACTTGGCGCCAAGCGAAATAGAGCAATCCCATACCTAG
- the ispF gene encoding 2-C-methyl-D-erythritol 2,4-cyclo diphosphate synthase: MIRIGHGFDVHAFGGDGPIVIGGVKIPYAQGLLAHSDGDVALHALTDALLGAATLGDIGKLFPDTDMQYQGADSRGLLREAFAQVTALGYLVGNVDVTIVAQAPKMRPYIDEMRALIAQDLQCDMMQVNVKATTTEKLGFTGRSEGIACEAVALLVKKQ; the protein is encoded by the coding sequence ATGATACGAATTGGTCACGGGTTTGATGTTCACGCTTTCGGCGGCGATGGTCCGATTGTTATTGGCGGTGTGAAAATTCCATATGCACAAGGTTTATTGGCTCACAGCGACGGGGATGTGGCATTGCACGCCTTGACGGACGCGTTATTGGGTGCCGCGACATTGGGCGATATCGGCAAATTATTCCCCGATACGGATATGCAATATCAAGGCGCGGATAGTCGTGGTTTGTTGCGCGAAGCCTTTGCGCAAGTAACCGCGCTGGGCTATCTGGTAGGCAATGTAGATGTGACCATTGTTGCGCAAGCGCCTAAAATGCGTCCCTATATCGACGAAATGCGCGCGCTAATTGCGCAAGATTTGCAGTGTGACATGATGCAAGTCAATGTGAAAGCGACCACTACGGAAAAATTGGGCTTTACCGGGCGCAGTGAAGGGATTGCTTGTGAGGCGGTGGCGTTGTTGGTAAAAAAACAATGA
- the lppB_1 gene encoding outer membrane antigenic lipoprotein B: protein MKKSFLVLPVVMAILTACSSDIPAPVESVDGTLTPGIMQPVDNSSATGGTWEPQIQQQSMPLEMSTPVVTQPTYQAPKPQSLPQASTPTTPVSAPKPVTQHFEIPRNPQTNAPDYSKIDKGFYKGDSYTVRKGDTMFLIAYISGMDVKELAALNNMSEPYNLSVGQTLKVSNNRAPAMPINTQAVAAAPVVTKPVQPAVTYTPGPNGTQYGSDGTITGPIKSSVGSASAVAQQTVVGTTTITTTTVTQPAQTTPMPTTAATQAPVASNVAWSWPTNGKITQGFSRSDGGNKGIDIAGSRGQAVNAAAAGRVVYAGNALRGYGNLIIIKHNDDYLSAYAHNESILVKDQQEVKAGQQIAKMGSSGTTDVKLHFEIRYKGKSVDPLRYLPKR from the coding sequence ATGAAAAAATCGTTTTTGGTTTTGCCTGTTGTGATGGCAATTTTGACTGCCTGCAGTTCGGATATTCCGGCGCCGGTTGAAAGTGTTGATGGCACTTTAACGCCAGGCATTATGCAGCCGGTGGATAACAGCAGCGCGACTGGTGGCACTTGGGAGCCGCAGATTCAGCAGCAATCCATGCCGCTAGAAATGAGTACGCCGGTGGTAACCCAGCCAACCTATCAAGCGCCGAAACCGCAATCTTTGCCACAAGCGTCTACTCCGACAACGCCTGTTAGTGCGCCGAAACCGGTGACACAACATTTTGAAATTCCACGTAATCCACAAACCAATGCACCGGATTACAGTAAAATCGATAAAGGTTTTTACAAAGGCGACAGCTATACGGTACGTAAAGGCGATACTATGTTCTTAATCGCTTATATTTCTGGTATGGATGTGAAGGAATTGGCGGCATTGAACAATATGTCTGAGCCTTATAATTTAAGCGTTGGGCAAACTTTGAAAGTGTCAAATAATCGTGCGCCAGCAATGCCAATCAACACACAAGCTGTCGCAGCGGCGCCAGTTGTGACTAAACCGGTGCAGCCGGCAGTGACCTATACGCCGGGCCCTAACGGTACCCAATATGGTTCCGATGGAACCATTACCGGGCCAATTAAATCCTCGGTAGGCAGTGCAAGTGCGGTGGCACAACAAACGGTGGTGGGTACCACAACGATAACTACCACAACGGTTACTCAACCGGCACAAACTACGCCAATGCCAACGACCGCCGCAACACAAGCGCCGGTGGCATCTAATGTGGCTTGGAGCTGGCCGACGAACGGGAAAATTACACAAGGCTTCTCCCGTTCCGACGGTGGTAATAAAGGGATCGATATTGCTGGCTCTCGTGGTCAAGCGGTCAATGCCGCCGCGGCAGGTCGCGTAGTGTACGCGGGTAATGCGTTGCGTGGTTATGGCAACCTGATCATCATTAAACATAATGATGATTATCTAAGTGCGTATGCCCATAACGAATCGATCTTAGTTAAAGATCAACAAGAAGTAAAAGCGGGACAACAAATTGCGAAAATGGGAAGTTCCGGTACAACAGATGTGAAATTGCACTTTGAAATTCGTTATAAAGGGAAATCCGTGGATCCGCTACGTTATTTGCCAAAACGTTAA
- the lppB_2 gene encoding LppB, which yields MNIFGAMYDKTMEWSKHHYAAFWLSFVSFIEAIFFPIPPDVMLIPMSMTKPKRAVRLALYTAIASAVGGVIGYGLGYYAFDFVQHYIQQWGYQHHWETAISWFERWGVLVVFVAGFSPIPYKVFTICAGVMQMTFFPFLVTAFVSRAARFLLVAKLAAWGGEKFAAKLRKSIEVIGWSVVVLAVVAYLILR from the coding sequence TTGAACATTTTTGGTGCTATGTATGATAAAACCATGGAGTGGTCAAAACATCACTATGCGGCTTTTTGGCTTTCTTTTGTTAGTTTTATTGAAGCCATTTTCTTTCCTATTCCGCCGGATGTGATGCTTATTCCAATGTCGATGACCAAGCCGAAACGTGCGGTCAGATTGGCGCTTTATACCGCGATTGCTTCGGCAGTTGGCGGTGTTATTGGATACGGGCTAGGTTATTATGCCTTTGATTTTGTTCAGCATTATATCCAACAATGGGGCTATCAACATCATTGGGAAACCGCAATTTCGTGGTTTGAACGCTGGGGTGTGTTAGTGGTCTTTGTTGCCGGTTTTTCGCCGATTCCGTATAAAGTGTTTACCATTTGTGCAGGTGTCATGCAAATGACATTTTTCCCATTTTTGGTTACCGCCTTTGTTTCCCGTGCAGCTCGCTTTTTATTGGTTGCCAAATTAGCGGCCTGGGGTGGTGAGAAATTTGCCGCGAAATTACGTAAATCAATTGAAGTAATTGGTTGGTCAGTAGTCGTTCTCGCAGTTGTTGCCTATTTAATTTTAAGATAA
- the ycfH gene encoding putative deoxyribonuclease has product MFIVDSHCHLDALDYENLHRDIADVIAKAQAREVKHVLAVGVTLRRYEQIVDALKSFESVSLSCGVHPLDLDDEPFDFERLLRLAADPKVVAIGETGLDYYYSAENKSLQQAVFAQQIDIANQLNKPVIVHTRSAREDTIALLKQHHAEKCGGVLHCFTENWAMAKQALDLGFYISISGIVTFKNAEDLREVVRKIPLDRLLVETDSPYLAPVPYRSKQNQPAYVREVCEYVATLKGVSLEDCAKITTRNFEQLFKIQLQ; this is encoded by the coding sequence ATGTTTATAGTAGATAGCCATTGCCATTTGGATGCATTGGATTATGAAAATTTACACCGAGATATTGCGGATGTGATTGCTAAAGCGCAGGCGCGAGAAGTGAAACATGTATTGGCGGTGGGCGTGACCTTGCGTCGCTACGAGCAAATTGTGGATGCATTAAAATCTTTTGAGTCCGTGTCGCTGTCTTGCGGCGTGCATCCTTTGGATTTGGATGATGAACCTTTTGATTTTGAGCGTTTGTTGCGTTTAGCGGCGGATCCGAAAGTGGTTGCCATTGGGGAAACCGGCTTGGATTATTATTACAGTGCGGAAAATAAAAGTCTGCAACAAGCGGTGTTTGCACAGCAAATTGACATTGCCAATCAGCTGAATAAGCCAGTGATCGTGCATACCCGTTCGGCGCGCGAAGATACGATAGCGTTGTTAAAACAACATCATGCGGAAAAGTGCGGTGGTGTTTTGCATTGTTTTACCGAAAATTGGGCGATGGCGAAACAGGCATTGGATTTGGGCTTTTATATTTCCATTTCAGGCATTGTGACCTTTAAAAATGCGGAAGATTTGCGCGAAGTTGTGCGCAAAATTCCGTTGGATCGGTTGTTAGTGGAGACTGACAGCCCATATTTGGCGCCGGTACCTTATCGTAGTAAACAAAATCAGCCGGCGTATGTGCGAGAAGTGTGTGAATATGTGGCAACTTTAAAAGGGGTTTCGTTAGAAGATTGTGCCAAAATAACCACGCGAAATTTTGAGCAACTTTTTAAAATTCAGCTACAATAG
- the nfuA gene encoding Fe/S biogenesis protein NfuA, with product MQITISDAAQAHFRKLLDQQETGTNIRVFVVNPGTPKAECGVSYCPPNAVEATDTEMKYTTFSAFVDEISLPFLEDAEIDYVTEELGSQLTLKAPNAKMRKVADDAPLIERVEYVIQSQINPQLAGHGGHITLLEITEDGYAILQFGGGCNGCSMVDVTLKDGIEKQLVSLFPEELKGAKDITEHQRGEHSYY from the coding sequence ATGCAAATTACTATTTCAGATGCGGCGCAAGCCCATTTTCGTAAGCTACTCGATCAACAAGAAACCGGTACCAATATTCGCGTGTTTGTGGTAAATCCCGGTACACCAAAAGCAGAATGTGGCGTATCCTATTGCCCTCCAAATGCAGTAGAAGCGACCGATACCGAAATGAAATATACAACCTTTTCAGCCTTTGTTGATGAAATCAGCTTGCCATTTTTAGAAGATGCAGAAATCGACTATGTTACCGAAGAGTTGGGATCACAATTAACCCTCAAAGCACCGAATGCCAAAATGCGCAAAGTAGCGGATGATGCCCCATTGATTGAACGAGTGGAATATGTGATCCAAAGCCAAATTAACCCGCAATTAGCCGGACACGGCGGTCATATTACCTTATTAGAAATCACCGAAGATGGTTATGCAATTTTGCAATTCGGCGGCGGTTGCAACGGTTGCTCAATGGTTGATGTGACTTTAAAAGACGGGATCGAAAAACAACTAGTGAGCCTATTCCCAGAAGAATTAAAGGGTGCAAAAGATATTACCGAACATCAACGCGGCGAACATTCTTACTATTAA
- the holB_1 gene encoding DNA polymerase III subunit delta' yields the protein MDMALYPWLVPYYQQLMQTLQQGMLPHALLFRSDQGLGTEQLVDALAHRLLCTQAQGDEPCGQCHSCHLFSAGNHPDYARLASIDNKDIGVEQVREINEKVTQHAQQNGNKVVVIQSAERLTEAAANALLKTLEEPRPNTYFLLQVDVAASLLATIHSRCQCWLINTPPQAVAMAWLQGQSAQEISEIQTALLVSYGRPLAALTMLTQGLLAKRKDFLRQFWVFYVRRSPLELLPYFENELLFQQLDWLASFLSDALKAKLGIRQGWICQDLVRGIEQFNQKQTALGLLRANQIISQVRSDLLQINGVNQELMLLDGLTKLVTEVFEENNKQDFFRCL from the coding sequence ATGGACATGGCGCTTTATCCTTGGTTAGTTCCCTATTACCAGCAATTGATGCAAACTCTGCAGCAAGGGATGTTGCCACATGCGTTGCTGTTTCGTTCAGATCAAGGATTGGGAACTGAGCAGTTGGTTGACGCGCTGGCACATCGTTTACTTTGTACGCAAGCACAAGGAGACGAACCTTGCGGGCAATGTCATAGCTGTCATTTATTTTCTGCCGGAAATCACCCCGATTATGCGCGCTTGGCGTCGATAGACAATAAGGATATTGGCGTGGAGCAGGTGCGTGAAATCAATGAGAAAGTTACGCAACACGCGCAGCAAAATGGCAATAAAGTGGTGGTGATTCAAAGCGCAGAACGTTTAACCGAAGCGGCGGCGAATGCCTTGTTGAAAACCTTGGAAGAGCCGCGTCCGAACACTTATTTTTTATTGCAAGTGGATGTCGCAGCAAGTTTGTTAGCAACTATTCACAGCCGCTGTCAATGTTGGTTAATCAATACGCCGCCACAAGCGGTGGCGATGGCTTGGTTGCAGGGGCAAAGTGCGCAAGAAATAAGCGAAATTCAGACCGCACTTTTGGTCAGTTACGGGCGTCCATTAGCGGCGTTGACCATGTTGACACAAGGATTATTAGCCAAACGGAAAGATTTTCTGCGTCAATTTTGGGTGTTTTATGTGCGGCGATCGCCCTTGGAGTTGCTGCCTTATTTTGAAAATGAGTTGTTATTTCAACAATTGGATTGGCTGGCGAGCTTTTTGTCAGATGCGCTGAAAGCGAAGCTCGGCATACGCCAAGGTTGGATTTGTCAGGATTTAGTTCGCGGCATTGAACAATTTAATCAAAAACAAACCGCACTTGGGTTGTTGCGTGCTAATCAAATTATCAGTCAAGTGCGGTCAGATTTACTGCAAATTAACGGGGTTAATCAAGAGTTAATGTTATTAGACGGATTGACGAAATTGGTTACCGAGGTTTTTGAAGAGAATAACAAACAGGATTTTTTTAGATGTTTATAG
- the truD gene encoding tRNA pseudouridine synthase D: MMELAYLQTAPKQTALLKAEFADFVVKEKLGYDFSGEGEFVAVKVRKTNANTIFVGEKLAAFAGISARDMSYAGLKDRHGVTEQWFSLHMPGKTTPDFSQFHMEGVEILAVSRHQRKIRIGSLQGNCFEILLRNAVETDELKERLKNIVFCGFPNYFMDQRFGHDGQNLTQALHWAKGEIQVKDRKKRRFYLSAARSEVFNLIVSARIQQGDIQRVFPKDIVQLRHSQSWFVVDENEDLAALQQRLQQNDIALTAALIGDNMSQTNCAEMQIIEQHSALLHLMKQERVKPMRRAMLMFAEDFTWEFNTQGLALRFFLPAGSYATALIRELVKTV, encoded by the coding sequence ATGATGGAGTTAGCCTATTTACAAACTGCGCCAAAACAGACCGCACTTTTAAAAGCAGAGTTTGCCGATTTTGTGGTGAAAGAAAAATTGGGCTACGATTTTTCCGGCGAAGGCGAGTTTGTGGCGGTTAAGGTTCGCAAAACCAATGCGAACACGATCTTCGTTGGTGAGAAGTTGGCGGCGTTTGCCGGCATTTCTGCGCGGGATATGAGTTACGCGGGGCTGAAAGATCGCCACGGGGTGACCGAGCAATGGTTTTCTTTGCATATGCCGGGCAAGACTACGCCGGATTTTAGCCAGTTTCATATGGAGGGCGTAGAAATTCTGGCGGTTAGTCGGCATCAACGTAAAATCCGTATCGGCAGTTTGCAAGGTAACTGCTTTGAGATTTTGTTGCGTAATGCGGTGGAAACTGACGAGTTAAAAGAGCGGTTAAAAAATATCGTGTTTTGTGGTTTTCCCAATTATTTTATGGATCAACGTTTTGGGCATGACGGGCAGAATTTGACGCAGGCTTTGCATTGGGCAAAGGGCGAAATTCAGGTGAAAGATCGGAAAAAACGTCGCTTTTATCTTTCTGCGGCGCGCAGCGAAGTGTTTAATTTGATTGTGTCGGCGCGTATTCAACAAGGGGATATTCAGCGAGTTTTTCCCAAGGATATTGTGCAATTACGCCATTCGCAAAGTTGGTTTGTGGTGGATGAGAATGAAGATTTAGCGGCGTTGCAACAGCGCTTGCAGCAAAACGATATTGCCTTAACTGCGGCGTTAATTGGCGATAACATGTCGCAAACAAATTGTGCTGAAATGCAGATTATTGAACAACATTCCGCTTTATTGCATTTGATGAAACAAGAACGGGTAAAGCCGATGCGTCGTGCGATGTTAATGTTCGCGGAAGATTTTACTTGGGAGTTTAATACTCAAGGGTTGGCGTTGCGCTTTTTTCTGCCGGCGGGCAGCTATGCGACCGCGTTAATTCGTGAGTTGGTGAAAACGGTTTAA
- the tmk gene encoding thymidylate kinase encodes MTGKFIVIEGLEGAGKSTAHEAVAQTLQQLGVEQVVFTREPGGTPLAEKLRQLIKHETEEVITDKAELLMLYAARVQLVENVIKPALRSGKWVVGDRHDLSSQAYQGGGRQLDANLLATLKQAVLGDFAPDFTLYLDIDPAVGLARARGRGELDRIEQQNVDFFHRTRAKYLQLVQQLPNAVVIDAAQSIEQVRADIQRAVIDFVNRVK; translated from the coding sequence ATGACAGGCAAATTTATTGTGATCGAGGGGCTGGAAGGCGCCGGTAAATCTACCGCACATGAAGCGGTTGCACAGACCTTGCAACAATTGGGCGTGGAGCAGGTGGTATTTACGCGTGAACCGGGCGGCACGCCACTGGCGGAGAAACTACGCCAATTGATCAAGCATGAAACGGAAGAAGTAATTACCGATAAAGCGGAATTATTGATGTTGTATGCGGCGCGTGTGCAATTGGTGGAAAATGTGATTAAACCTGCTTTGCGGTCTGGAAAATGGGTAGTTGGCGATCGTCATGATCTGTCTTCGCAAGCCTATCAAGGTGGTGGCAGACAATTGGACGCCAATTTATTGGCAACTTTGAAACAGGCGGTGTTGGGCGATTTCGCGCCGGATTTTACCCTGTATTTAGACATTGATCCGGCAGTGGGTTTGGCGCGCGCGCGCGGGCGAGGCGAATTGGATCGCATTGAGCAGCAAAACGTGGATTTTTTTCACCGCACTCGGGCTAAATATTTGCAATTAGTGCAGCAATTACCGAATGCGGTGGTGATTGATGCGGCGCAATCCATCGAACAAGTCCGCGCAGATATTCAACGTGCGGTGATTGACTTTGTAAATCGTGTGAAATAA
- the yceG gene encoding putative aminodeoxychorismate lyase, with the protein MKKFLLGLSVFIVILAAVAAWAYQKINAFVEIPVQTQPDQLLVLERGTTGNKLAALFEQEKLVDDAKLLPWLLKLRPDLNKVKAGTYTLNGVKTVGDVLQLLNSGKEVQFNVQFIEGETFKAWRKKLEKAPHLKQTLAGKSDAEIFDMLHLPDFAKAIHEQKKIEGWLYPDTYNYTPNSTDLDLLKRAAKRMEKALQQAWEQRDPNLPLNNPYELLILASIVEKETAVAAERGKVASVFINRLNKNMPLQTDPTIIYGMGEAYSGNIRRKDLETPGPYNTYLNLGLPPTPIAMPAESALQASANPEKTDYFYFVADGSGGHKFSRTLTEHNRAVQEYLRWYRNQQKGR; encoded by the coding sequence ATGAAAAAATTTTTATTGGGATTAAGTGTTTTTATTGTGATTTTGGCGGCGGTTGCCGCATGGGCATATCAAAAAATCAACGCATTTGTTGAGATTCCGGTACAAACGCAACCGGATCAGTTGTTGGTGTTAGAACGCGGTACGACGGGCAATAAATTGGCAGCGTTATTTGAACAAGAAAAATTAGTGGATGATGCCAAATTGTTGCCATGGCTGTTGAAATTACGACCGGATTTAAATAAAGTCAAAGCGGGAACCTATACTTTAAATGGGGTGAAAACTGTAGGTGATGTATTGCAATTATTGAATTCAGGCAAAGAAGTGCAATTTAATGTGCAATTTATCGAAGGCGAAACCTTTAAGGCATGGCGAAAAAAATTAGAAAAAGCACCGCACTTAAAGCAAACCTTGGCGGGCAAAAGTGATGCGGAGATTTTCGATATGTTGCACTTGCCGGATTTTGCCAAAGCTATTCATGAACAAAAAAAGATAGAAGGTTGGTTGTATCCGGATACGTATAATTACACACCGAATTCGACAGATCTGGATTTACTAAAACGTGCGGCTAAACGTATGGAAAAGGCGTTGCAACAAGCGTGGGAACAACGAGATCCAAATTTGCCGCTGAACAATCCTTATGAGTTATTGATTTTGGCGTCCATTGTGGAAAAAGAAACCGCGGTGGCGGCGGAACGTGGCAAAGTGGCTTCTGTGTTTATTAACCGCTTAAACAAAAATATGCCACTGCAAACGGATCCGACGATTATTTACGGAATGGGCGAGGCGTATAGCGGGAATATTCGGCGTAAAGATTTGGAAACGCCGGGACCTTATAATACTTATTTAAATTTAGGATTGCCGCCAACGCCGATTGCTATGCCGGCGGAAAGCGCTTTGCAGGCGAGTGCGAATCCTGAAAAAACCGATTATTTCTATTTTGTGGCGGACGGTTCGGGCGGACATAAATTCAGTCGAACCTTAACGGAGCATAATCGCGCGGTACAGGAATATTTGCGTTGGTATCGAAACCAGCAAAAAGGAAGATAA